The genomic DNA ttttttgaatttttaattcccACATGTGGCGcctagtcattgtccacatgggcgccacatcatcaattaactgaagacttaacagccagactaacggatgtatgagactgtcccaaaattaacactttaagtatgactctgggacaaaaaaaaaaacttcatgtaccaaatgttgaaaaccactaaacttgagggtagtaaactgatatttacccaaaaacaaaagtttaggGTATGTTTGTTAACATTTTGCTAAATATTTTTTCGTTTTCCAAATAGCAAAATAGGTGAAAATGGATTATGTGGACTGTGTTGTGaaaatattgtcacatcccgagcCATCCCAAGCTCaactccatcgtagcacaatattgtccgctttgagccccgaccaaaccctcacggttttgtttctaggagcCATCCCAAGCTCAACTCCATTGTAgtacaatattgtccgctttgagccccgaccaagcccttacggttttgtttctaggaacttacacaagaacttcccagtgggttacccatccctgaaatgctctcgcgtgaactcacttaacttcggagttcctacagaacccgaatccagtgagctctcaaaaggccttgtgctaggtagagatgaaaatatacatataagacttacatgatccactcccctggacaatgtgggatgttacaaaatactaagaaaacgaaaaacacATAAAGCAATATTTAACCTAATTTATGTAGAACACCAATTGATGTTTTGTCTATTtgtcaataacaattttcaaaataatagaaaataaaagttacattaaaaaacaaagttagagtttaaaaaacaaaaaaatcatgtttGCCGCCATTATCATCACTAGTGATGTCAATACCATCACCACATTCTCCTTCAtctcaccatcaccaccacaagGCCACCATCTCTCACTAGCATCGTCACCACTACCATATCCTCAACCACGATCACCCTCGTCATCATGACCACCATCACCTCCACCGTCTCACCATTGCCCGCAATCAACATTACCGCCACCATGTTAGCATCACCACAACATGTACCTCTACCACCACCATCTCCACCACCATATTATCCATTGTCTCATCGTTGCAGCCAAACCATTGCCACCATTGCCACCATTACCACGATCTCCACCATCATCGCCACATTCTTTATCCCTTTACCCTCACCATGATGACCGACATTGCTGCCACCATTATCCCTACCTCTCAACCACCATTTTCACAATCATTCGTCATAACCATTGTTAACACAACCATCTTCTACCACCATCGCAACCGCTACCGCTACCGCCACCAATACTACCACTACTCCAACCATCACTTATGCCAACACCACTCTCATCTCAACCACACCATACTTGCCACCACTGCcacaattatatatacatatatatatatatgtgacatTTGATGCCAGATACGTTTTCAATGTTTCCATTCTCTGAAATAATTCTTAGATTAAACTACCATAAGCTTTTTCAACTCACAAATATGTCGCtttcatttaaaaaacaaaatttcaaaaattattttgcaAAATGTTACCGGACAAACCCTTACTTTCCTTAAAAAATCCATTAAGTTCGAGATTGATTACTCCACCAaacaaatttgtttttaatcattttcatGTAGACGAGAAGGTCAacatgtttctttttctttagccAACATAGTATAAATGAAATTATTatggagtactaataacaaattctttttcaaaattctaaaaatttcGAAATTCTCAATTCTGCAATAGTGCGTATAACTCAATGCAAAATTCTCACTTTCACATAATAAAGCATAATAAAATTCTCAATTTCACATAAAAATGCGCATATTCCACGCAGTTGTCAAGTTGCGGTTCCACACTTTGTAAAGTAAAAAAGTTGCGCCTTTTCATTCTTCTACAGCCAAAGACAAACTAAAATTGCAAATTGCGATTGCAACAAGTTTCATTGACCAGCTTCATGCAACATGTTTGTCCATAAGAAATTAGAGGATACAGAACTGCAGAAGTAGCTTCAATTGACCACGTTACTagcaaataaatcaaaacaacatGGACTAGATTTTATATATAGAAAATCTGTGTCACTGATTGCCTAAAGTTGAACAAAATTTGCCTGAGTCGTTCGATACAACTTTTAAAAACTCATCAATCcttgctcttcttcttcttctttttctctttcttctcgcTTGGCACCtccgtttcttcttcttcagcatgctttcttttcctcttcttctctcctGCGTCTTCATTTTCAACTGCAGCAACTACTTCAGCATCCTCAGCTGaatgcttctttttcttcttcttttccttctttgcaGGCTCCTCAACTTCTGGTTCCACATTGCCATTTCCGTCAGGCATGTCCTCGTCAtcagccttcttcttctttttcttcttctctttcttatCTTCAGTAACAGGAACCTCAGCAACTGGTTTCTCGGTCTTAGAAGGCGTCATTTTCCCAAGAACCGAATCTGCTGCAGGATTATATGCCTGCGAAGAACGAAAAAGGGTTCATAATAAGCAACTGACAAACTGAAATAAACATCCACAAGAAAAATATCAGACCTTGGCAGCAGTTATCAATCCTGCGGCTCCCTTCTTGCGATCCTTGTCATAGACTTCAATCTTTGGTTTGCCTTTAGCTGACCCAGCATGGTGACCTAATTCTCTGCCTTCAAGATTCCTTAACCGTGCTTCAAGCTGCGCAGATGTTTCTCTATAAGCAGGTGGTTTCAAAGTcttaaaaagaaataatgagaagCAAGAGATACCTTTTGATAATTTTCCACTCCCATTGAGTTATCTTGACCGTCTCCAAGAGCATCAACTCGAATTGCCAATGCAGCTTTACTAGCAAGTGACCGAGAAATTTTACCCTTCAGCTTTGGCGCTGCTTTACCAATCAAGGATGCATGGTAGATAAGCCCATATTTTGGTGTTGCGTGCTTGGTCTTCAGTGCTCTGAAGAGGGCCTTTTCGGCTCCAAGAATCTGAACTGTGCTTCCAGGCTGCTTTGCAAGGTTCAACAAGCTACCACCATGGGAAATGAGGCGAGCACCGACGAGCTCTCCAACAAGAGCAGTCAAATTTGGTGCAATGGTGTTCATCCTATTTTTCAAATAGTCATATAGCTGAGCTCTGTACTCAGAGAGAGAAAGGACTTGGTCACAGAGTTCTTTGATGTTCATCAAATCAAGCTCGCTAACTTCTGTTCCCATGGATATCATTGCTGCATCCTTCAATTCAGTTTCAACCTCCTCTGGCAATATCTGTTATATTTGGACCAAGAACAATGAGATCCATTATCAGCATCACCATCCGTTGCCTTATATGAGATATAACAAGATTACTACCGTTGAATCTGTTATTATAACAGATATAATGGGTTCGCTACCAAGAAATAGTATGATGATAAAAGAAGGCACCCTTCGGCCATAAAGAGTATTCATCTACTGATCATAAAGAAtattcaatcatatatataaggTCCATACAATGGAAACACATAAATCACCAAATCCTACCTCAGAGAAGTCAAGCTTTGCAGCATTAGAACGATAGCCCATCAGCTTCACTGCCTTTGCATAAAGGATGTTGTCCTGAACAATCTTAGCAAGCTCTGGAAAATGCCAACCATACCATTCTCGAACCCTCATTGCATATGTATTTAGCTCTTTATCAAGATCATCAAGCAAACCAATGGCTTGAATAACCATTGTATCAACCTGAAACACAGTAACTTATATTAGGTTTACGATACATTGATGAACCACAACATAGTCCTGAAACATATATTCACAGTATAGCAAACCTATTGGACTTTCAAGCAGCTGTCCAGAAACATCTATTTACAGTATACAAAACTGACTGAACGTCATTTCTGATAACTTCACTTTCATTTTACTGAATTCAGTATCAGTCCTCTACCAACACCAAGTAAGAAAAACCAACAAACTGATCATATCTTTTCTTGCTATTCTACGACATGTATGCAGAAAGGTAAAAACACACAGCAGGCAACAAATAGAATCAGAACTAAATACACTCTCTTTctgccttttcttttcttttgtagaAAGTGAAAGCAGGTAATGAAAGCACAGAGCCACATGCATTACAACGCACTGGTGGTACATATTTGAATGGCCAAATAATCCTCTCCTCCCATGGAAAGAAATACAAAAGGCTAAAAAACTTAAATTACGTAATATACTGATGTTATGACAAAACAATGCACTGCCCAATACCATTACTCcattctgaaaagaaaaaaaaattgtattcatAGCCGCACACCTTATCAGCACTGAACTTGAGCTTGAATCGAGATAAGCTGTGAGATAAACCCAAGCTCATTGGTGCCAGATCTTGAACTTGTAGACCAGCTATGAGCTCAGTCAACTGAGCTCTTACACCTCTCATCAACTCCATCACAGCATTGTTGTGAACACAGTCTATTTTCTGCAAGAAATTAAATGCTCGAATTAAATAATATGTCCAATGTTTCACAACGGACCCAATGTTTCACAAATATGTCCAACTTTCTCCATAGCAGAACAGTGGCATACCAGTTTTTCCTTAATGATGTTTCCAAGCTTAGAATCAGAAACAGCTAGCGTCTCACCACTGCAGTGCGCTTTCAAGAATTTGCGTAGTCCTTTGCTGGGTTTACTGTCAATCAACAGGGTTGCTGCTTCCAAGGCTTCTGATGTATTCTCAAACTTGGAGAAAGCTTTCAGTTTCACAACCTAAACCAACACCATATACAGATTAAATATATAACTAACAAAGTGCTCAAATCAAGCAGATAAACGAGAAAACTTATTTTAAACCACATGAAGGAAACCAATCTGGAAGTAAAAACTGCACGATGCCGATATCATGTGTAACAGCAATCAATAAGGATGAGCTTTCAATATAAATAAAATGCATATACATATTAAAAAGACAGACTATAGATACCTGTCTAGCTTTGTCTGCACTTGAAAAATCCTTCCATAAGTCCTGCAACACCAATTAATAGGAGAAAAGCAATCAGACCCAGCacttaatgaaaaaaaaaaagaaaagataaagatAAACAAAAGAACCGATGTAAACCCGAACTCAAAAATTAGATTTCTTTTCACATTTTGTTTCATTCTTCTAAAAAACCAGATagaaaatacatatataaacaCAGTTTCAAGACCGCAGTTACCTCAACTTTGGAGAGCTTCCCTTCATCCAGCACTTTAAATAAGGCAAACCCCGCCGGAGTCTCGAACAAGACGAGCATTTTTCCTACTCCTCAAAACACACCTAAACCGAGcaaaatacaaaaaccaaaatcaccCGTCAGATCAATCATCGTATCTCCAGCCCAACATTTTTATTATAATCACACACCAACTCAAATATcagtgaaaaaagaaaaaaacccacaaaaattcCTAGTAAATATACCCAAAATACAAACAATCTCTAATCTTTATGCAAAACCAACATCACTGAtcaattttcaaacttcaaaatCCATACTTTTCACAAGAACAAAACAAGCACCCACCAATATCTACatgcatatatgtgtgtgtatgtgtagagagagagggggagagggagagagggagtaAAGTAGTAATTTCATACCTTTCTCTGTGCTGAGCTGCGTCGGAAAGAAGGGGGAGGAAGTAGGAGAAGGAGGGAGCAGAGCAGCGAGGGTCTAGGGTTTAAAGGAGACGAATTTCTAGAGATATTTATATAGTGGTTATATAGGATGGAGGGAACACCCTTGTCGCAGACAGGGGTAATTTTGGGCTTTTAAGTATATGCAGTGGACATTTTCGTCTAAGGAGTTAGAAAAGACTGCGGCGCATCGTTACGTGGCAAGAATTCAAGGCGGGTGCAGAACGGTTGGGTATAGATTCATAACACTTGATACGTTAGGGTTTTCTGCCCAACAAGATCCTCTCCCGattcttttggtgaggatcttaACGATCCGTGAATTATGTActtttatcgtatatcgtacgattagtttttgtcaagtactatttgtgtttaattttaaataaaaatatttaaaataatttctgaccgcatgatatacgataaacggatacgATTCACGAATCctcgaaatcctcacaaaaagaatccagCAAGGTTCCGGATTCGTTTTTCACCGGTGTTTTTTCTAGTTACAAATATAGGATTCACTCTTGTAGGGTTgaaattggattgaaaatttTGGGCCTTCCATTGAAAGAAGATCTTATAAGGTTTGAACGACAACCCATGTGTGTTGTGGGTCCATAAACACACAACGTCTCGAGTTTCCAGATTTAAATTGAGTGGATTCACTGTTATTGTGATATCTCGAATACTAATAAGTATAATATCACGTGTGTATATTACCTTATATTAGCGGCCTGATACACCACGATAGTgataaaattgttcaacataaatctctttctttttttttccaacgCACACTCATGTTTGTGTCTTTGACTAGATGTCCACATACTTTGTTCATCTAAACCCAAGAATTTCTCATTTTATGGAAATTTATGCTAAATATggtttaaagtttttattttgtatacCATTCGATATACTTTTATTCCACGTATTTCCCCTCTCTTTCATCTCTCGCAAAAACAACATAGTTATCATCAAATAGGCTATATGATTTTAAACATGGGAGGTCTCAATATTAAAGGTTCAACTTTTGAGATAAAAGCATAGCGCGAAGcgcaaaaacaattttcaatttattcacaGAGGTATTTCATTGGTGGACTTCTTGTCATCAGCCGAACGATGTGATATTGACATTTACCGAAGCAATCTGATGAATGCCATCAAAAGCATTTATTGAGTATTGTCGACACAACCTGTTAAGTGCTGCTAAGATATGTCTAGCAATTCTTACATTAAACACTTGATGTGCACAAAAAAACTTATACCATATTCTCAGAAGGTCCATAAAAAACCATCATATGCTTGTTTTCCGGCGTCGGGTGGTCTTGGGACCACCTTTGTCCCAATGTAACTTTTCATTAGCTTATGTAACTATTCATTATCGTCGATGTGGGCGTGTGACGCATGACCGATGCTGCTTGTTCTTGCATTTGCAGTGAATATTTGTATACTtaattcaacaaaaacaaatatatatgcaaCAACGTTCTCTTTCGATTATATAAAGCTAATTGTCTTACAACTTCTGCCTACCAGTATATATATCTCATTCATATTTATGAAAAATCAGAATCAATGTCTCAACCTGATTAAGCTCAAAGAACAGGATGAAACTAACACATCGAGAATTCGGAAACCGAAAAAACGACTCATTTATTCTAATTACTTTGCAGAAGCATCAATGGCTTCCGCGCCTCATAAACTGCTGTGGTTCCTCACAAGATGAACTAATCACATCTATTAGAACTTCTGTATTATGTATATTTGGAATTTTGGATTAAAAATGAAGCTTACCAAGCTCTCAACTTTGTTTTGGCACGTCGTCTTGATTAGTATCCTTCTTCTCCATCTCCGGTAACACTCTCTCCTGGCTGGAACTTGACATTTTTCTTGCTGGTGGGGCTGAACAAACTGGTACAACTGATCTAATTCGAACAGCCGGTGCCATGAAGCTAGGTCGTAGTCCTCCCAGTTGCATTCTTTCAGGCAATTGCGCGGCTGAAGATGAGGGGATCCCTGTTCTCATTCTTGGCGGAGCAGGATTCCTGCTTGGAAAATTTTGTGGTCTAGACCCCGGAGAAGAAGAGGGCCTTACAGTTCTGATTATTACAGGTTCTGCAGCAGATGGCGGCCTTAGACTTCTAGCACTACTGACTCTTGGTGGATTTTGGGGCCTCAAATTGGGCCTACGAGATTCGAAACCACGAGGATTTTGTAACCTGAAGTCCACTGGCCTAAAACTAGAATCCACGATTCTAGGGTGAGCATGTCCGGATTGCCCAGTTGGGTTGTTGCATTCCAGCTGAAGGTTTCCAATTTTGCTTTCTAACTCTCCTAGGTTCTGTTTCTCAAGCTGAACTTGTTCCTGGACTCTTACTTCAGCGCCGCTGCTTGCGGGACTAAAGGGATCTGAAACTATAGAAGGAGAGTACGTGGGTGATTCTTCTGGCTTTTCTTCCTGTATCTCTTGAATAGTCACCGTGGACTTGCCCCTGATCGGCGGGTTAGGAACCAAATGGTTTGAGAAGCAAAATGAAGGGCCTGAGGTAGCAATTGTAATTCTGGGTCCCGCTGAGGTCGACTCTTGCCCTCTTGCTGGAAAGTATAGACAGTTATCTGGGCGAAGCACAGATTGCATAAATGGAAATATCTGAGGAACAGATGGAGAAACTGGTAAAATAGGAAGCGCCAGCAGGCGATTTTGTTGCTGTAATAGTTGCTCTTCCCGCCACAATCCGTACATTCCTATTTCAGGGGAATAATTAGAATAACCCCAGTTATGGAATTGCATAGGATATAAGCTTGGTGTTGGCAGGGTAGATTTCTGGAAGATGGGAATGTATGTTTGCTGTCCATGTCGGCAATCATTTTGAGTATTAATAGACTCAGACGGCCGCAAACTTCCAAGAATACGAGCAATAATGACTTGTTCCTGTTCTTCATTGCCTCTAGGCTCCACCGAGGAAGAAGACGAGCCATGTTGAGCCACTGCATGGATAACAGAACAATTAGATATATAGGCCTTCAATGGGATACATACTTGGGAAATTTCATTGATTGAATTGTTAAGCAGCCAAAAGAAGGAAATACTGCATGCAATCTTTCAAGGCAAACCGCAAAAATGCTTGTTTGCTAGCGTGCAAttagaagaaagagaaagaaaaaaagaaagataacagGAAAATGCATACATCTTTTCAGGGCTGCCCAAGCAGCAGTTGCAGCATTCTTCTGAGCTTGTTTCTTTGTCCTAGCCGGTTGCCCGGTAAAGCTCATTCCTGCTAGCTCAACTGTACATGAGAACACAGGCACATGGCCAGGTCCAGATCGAACAGTTGTATAAACAGGAAGGTTCAATCCAGCTCTGTGAGCAGTCTCCTGAAGCAAGTTCTTGTAAACCCCTGTTTCATCCTGCGCAGCACAATACACAATATAATTATTCAACAACTATTTCCTGTGGCAGTTTGCATTAAGTTAGGGGATGGAACAGGGAAAATTCTGGACAGTAATAGTAAACAATATATGAAGAAGGTAACAAAGAGACATTCCATTTAAAATGCTAGCTAGTTTTAACCAGTTTTCTCATCTTTTCCTTCCTGGTTTTCCATTAAACTAAACTCTTCGACACCTTAATCGATTTGTCACCAATAAACTCCCCCAAATGCAAGGTCTAGGGATGATTCAACTTCAACATGCACAACCATACCCTTCTTTTGGGAAAAAAGAAGACAGCAAAGTCGTGGAACAGTTTTCCCTTAAAGAGTTCAATggtatgattttaattttgtccTTGGTGGTGGAGGAATCTGCACTCGTTGACTATCAGATCAAATGTATAAAATACAACAGACACTGTTTATGAGTATTAAATGATTAATTGTTActccaacaaacaaaaaagaatcacGACATATCTACCTGAAACTAACAAATTTTGAGCACATAAAGAAACTGTTGTCACCAAACTACAAGAACTACTACAATTTTGCTACTAACCAATACTCTTGCAGCTAGTGCTCTGGAAGGGCCTCTTTTTGCAAGTGTGTTCAATGCTACCTCCGCTGCAGCATGCTCGGCCTGTCTAAGAGTAGGACAGAATGTAGGACTTTCAAAAGTATCTCCATTGAAGTTGACAGTTGCTTTGAATCGAGGAGCATGATCTGGTCCTTCCCGAATGCATGAATAAGATGGCAAATTGAAGCAACTTCTCTGCGCCAACTCTTGCAATTGGTTCTTATACATACCTGTGTATACATGTAACATTTTACGTTTCAATTACAAACGTGTTCTGATTTCAACGATTTAGAGAAAGagctttcaagtttcaaaacaATTTGTAAATATATCCACACTGTAACTataaaaaaattgtccaaaTACCAGGAAAAGCAAGCcatacccaaaaataaaaacatcccAATTCAAGTCTTTTTAAAACCATACTCCATAGCCGTAGTTTGTGAATTTATTTCTTTCAAGCAATGGATTAGCGCTGTAACCTCGCGGCACAGCAAGACCATGGAAAA from Pyrus communis chromosome 17, drPyrComm1.1, whole genome shotgun sequence includes the following:
- the LOC137722976 gene encoding probable nucleolar protein 5-2; protein product: MLVLFETPAGFALFKVLDEGKLSKVEDLWKDFSSADKARQVVKLKAFSKFENTSEALEAATLLIDSKPSKGLRKFLKAHCSGETLAVSDSKLGNIIKEKLKIDCVHNNAVMELMRGVRAQLTELIAGLQVQDLAPMSLGLSHSLSRFKLKFSADKVDTMVIQAIGLLDDLDKELNTYAMRVREWYGWHFPELAKIVQDNILYAKAVKLMGYRSNAAKLDFSEILPEEVETELKDAAMISMGTEVSELDLMNIKELCDQVLSLSEYRAQLYDYLKNRMNTIAPNLTALVGELVGARLISHGGSLLNLAKQPGSTVQILGAEKALFRALKTKHATPKYGLIYHASLIGKAAPKLKGKISRSLASKAALAIRVDALGDGQDNSMGVENYQKLEARLRNLEGRELGHHAGSAKGKPKIEVYDKDRKKGAAGLITAAKAYNPAADSVLGKMTPSKTEKPVAEVPVTEDKKEKKKKKKKADDEDMPDGNGNVEPEVEEPAKKEKKKKKKHSAEDAEVVAAVENEDAGEKKRKRKHAEEEETEVPSEKKEKKKKKKSKD
- the LOC137723277 gene encoding double-stranded RNA-binding protein 3-like → MYKNQLQELAQRSCFNLPSYSCIREGPDHAPRFKATVNFNGDTFESPTFCPTLRQAEHAAAEVALNTLAKRGPSRALAARVLDETGVYKNLLQETAHRAGLNLPVYTTVRSGPGHVPVFSCTVELAGMSFTGQPARTKKQAQKNAATAAWAALKRLAQHGSSSSSVEPRGNEEQEQVIIARILGSLRPSESINTQNDCRHGQQTYIPIFQKSTLPTPSLYPMQFHNWGYSNYSPEIGMYGLWREEQLLQQQNRLLALPILPVSPSVPQIFPFMQSVLRPDNCLYFPARGQESTSAGPRITIATSGPSFCFSNHLVPNPPIRGKSTVTIQEIQEEKPEESPTYSPSIVSDPFSPASSGAEVRVQEQVQLEKQNLGELESKIGNLQLECNNPTGQSGHAHPRIVDSSFRPVDFRLQNPRGFESRRPNLRPQNPPRVSSARSLRPPSAAEPVIIRTVRPSSSPGSRPQNFPSRNPAPPRMRTGIPSSSAAQLPERMQLGGLRPSFMAPAVRIRSVVPVCSAPPARKMSSSSQERVLPEMEKKDTNQDDVPKQS